A genomic region of Litoribrevibacter albus contains the following coding sequences:
- a CDS encoding YgaP family membrane protein, producing the protein MTVDNTLHVIAGTFVMISVLLGYYVNPWWFAFTFFVGANLFQSGLTKWCLMADILRKLGLKDELPCDKKSAS; encoded by the coding sequence ATGACCGTTGATAATACATTGCATGTAATAGCAGGAACATTTGTGATGATCAGTGTGTTGCTGGGGTATTACGTGAACCCTTGGTGGTTTGCTTTCACCTTTTTTGTAGGCGCAAACTTGTTTCAGTCCGGCCTTACCAAATGGTGTCTGATGGCAGATATATTGAGGAAGCTGGGTTTGAAGGATGAACTTCCCTGCGACAAAAAGAGCGCATCGTAA
- a CDS encoding DUF1302 family protein: MWSGKFNLLFISALLVFVSLPSEGDESNQTSSPDLWADFPEETSAGNDWSDTESASSPWNVLIFTEVLVGGFTNEGLFEDNLYGDDASALENRWQVNANRYFGTSFFNASIELLADEVDDNHLQLLVRELYVDHNLRKDLSLRAGQQVLTWGTGDFVFLNDLFAKDWQAMFSGRDDAYLKASSASIKLTYYHNVANLDFVWTPIFTSDHYINGERFGYFSPMSGETSSQTFTAKEPDTQLEHGEFAFRLFKTVDGIEYALYGYRGFYKQPLGFDPVEGRNTFPRLNSWGASVRSSLGAGIANMEIAYWDSREDRSGDDPLIPNSKWQTLLGYEQELIQKLTLGMQWWLQITENYDAQKANSPQPDYHQSKYHHTLTARITYLTLSDKLTWSLFSFYSPSSDDFYLKPKVSYRRDDHWLFELGGNLFGGADEYTQWGQFEESSNIYTRVRYHF; this comes from the coding sequence ATGTGGTCTGGTAAGTTTAATCTGCTGTTTATCTCGGCGCTGCTAGTATTCGTGTCTTTACCGTCGGAAGGGGATGAGTCGAATCAAACGTCTTCGCCTGATCTGTGGGCCGATTTTCCTGAAGAGACCAGCGCAGGCAATGACTGGTCGGATACGGAAAGCGCATCTTCACCCTGGAACGTTCTGATTTTTACTGAAGTCCTAGTCGGAGGTTTTACCAATGAGGGACTGTTTGAAGACAACCTCTACGGTGATGATGCCAGTGCGTTGGAAAATCGTTGGCAGGTGAACGCCAACCGATATTTCGGCACCTCGTTTTTTAATGCCAGTATTGAGTTGTTAGCCGATGAAGTGGACGATAATCATTTACAACTTTTAGTTCGCGAACTCTATGTCGATCATAACCTGAGGAAGGACCTCAGTCTTCGTGCAGGACAACAAGTTCTGACTTGGGGAACCGGGGATTTTGTGTTCCTCAATGACTTGTTTGCCAAAGACTGGCAGGCGATGTTTTCTGGGCGAGACGATGCCTATCTGAAAGCCTCTTCGGCGTCTATCAAACTGACTTATTACCATAATGTCGCCAATCTGGATTTTGTTTGGACGCCGATCTTTACCTCCGATCATTACATCAATGGCGAACGTTTTGGTTATTTCTCTCCTATGTCGGGGGAGACGTCTTCACAAACCTTTACGGCAAAGGAACCTGATACTCAGTTAGAACATGGTGAATTTGCGTTTCGTCTGTTCAAAACGGTCGACGGTATTGAGTATGCCTTGTATGGCTATCGTGGCTTTTACAAACAACCGTTAGGGTTTGATCCTGTGGAAGGCAGAAACACTTTTCCTCGCTTGAATAGCTGGGGTGCCAGCGTTCGGAGTTCGTTGGGGGCCGGGATTGCAAATATGGAAATCGCCTATTGGGATTCACGGGAAGATCGCTCAGGTGATGACCCTTTGATTCCCAACAGTAAATGGCAAACGCTGCTGGGCTATGAGCAGGAACTCATTCAAAAGCTCACATTAGGTATGCAATGGTGGTTACAGATCACTGAGAACTATGACGCACAAAAAGCGAATTCGCCTCAACCGGATTATCATCAAAGTAAGTATCACCATACTCTGACAGCGCGAATTACCTATCTGACCCTGAGCGATAAGCTCACCTGGTCGTTGTTTAGTTTTTATTCTCCCAGCAGTGACGACTTTTACCTCAAGCCAAAAGTGAGTTATCGACGAGATGATCATTGGTTGTTTGAGTTAGGGGGCAATCTGTTTGGAGGCGCGGATGAGTATACGCAATGGGGGCAGTTTGAAGAGAGTTCAAATATTTACACCCGTGTGCGCTACCACTTCTAA
- a CDS encoding 7-cyano-7-deazaguanine/7-aminomethyl-7-deazaguanine transporter: MQNSISNTISPSLFSQSQLKQALLLLACFHIIILASSNYLVQLPFTVFGYHTTWGAFTFPFVFLATDLTVRLFGASLARKIILVVMMPALIISYVASVLFYQGSFQGLEKLAGFDTFVARIALASFTAYVVGQVMDVTVFNRLRQVNAWWVAPSLSTILGNALDTVVFFIIAFYQSSDPFMAEHWVEIATVDYAFKMIISLVMFIPMYGLLLNKLSQLLVKQPQAVKQPQETKQLKATA, from the coding sequence ATGCAGAACTCTATTTCGAATACGATCAGTCCGTCTCTATTCTCTCAATCTCAGCTAAAACAAGCCCTTCTATTGCTTGCCTGTTTCCACATCATAATTCTGGCTTCAAGCAATTATTTGGTTCAGCTACCGTTTACGGTCTTCGGCTATCACACCACCTGGGGTGCGTTTACCTTCCCATTTGTGTTTCTCGCCACCGATTTAACCGTACGTCTATTTGGTGCCAGCTTGGCTCGTAAGATCATTTTGGTCGTAATGATGCCAGCGTTGATTATCTCTTACGTGGCGTCGGTGTTGTTTTATCAAGGAAGTTTTCAGGGGCTTGAGAAGCTAGCTGGCTTCGATACTTTTGTCGCCCGCATTGCACTGGCCAGCTTCACCGCCTATGTGGTTGGTCAGGTAATGGATGTCACTGTATTCAATCGCCTTAGACAAGTAAACGCCTGGTGGGTGGCACCTTCACTGTCTACCATCCTCGGAAATGCATTAGATACCGTCGTTTTTTTCATTATCGCCTTCTACCAAAGCAGTGACCCGTTCATGGCAGAACATTGGGTAGAAATAGCAACCGTCGACTATGCCTTTAAGATGATCATCAGCTTGGTCATGTTCATTCCCATGTACGGGCTGTTACTGAACAAACTGTCACAGCTTCTGGTTAAACAGCCACAGGCAGTTAAGCAACCCCAAGAAACCAAGCAATTGAAAGCAACGGCTTAA
- a CDS encoding LysR family transcriptional regulator, with translation MDVELARTFLEIMNAGSFLEASERMHVTQTTVTARISSLESKLGVTLFVRNRSGARLTADGQRFVDYATSLVQTWDRAKAELKLPSGLETRLCIGGENSLWTPVMVNWVLWIQHHLPSVALHTEVSDAEKLIDKLEKSVLDAIIVHRPNYYSSFVVEQLLEEKLIHVQSVENPQPNLFVDWGAEFRAQYDAALPQPRGSYSFGLGPLALQVMLQRGGNGYFRTRVVKPYLERGLLERVPEAPEFTYPIYLVYRKGEMSSSLEQVLEGVRKLAGEDAGWLI, from the coding sequence ATGGATGTTGAGCTAGCTCGGACGTTTCTTGAGATCATGAACGCAGGCAGTTTTCTGGAAGCTTCCGAACGTATGCACGTCACCCAAACGACTGTCACGGCCCGGATTAGCAGTCTGGAGTCTAAGCTGGGTGTTACATTGTTTGTGCGTAACCGATCCGGCGCCAGACTGACTGCCGATGGTCAGCGGTTTGTCGACTATGCGACCTCTTTAGTTCAAACCTGGGATCGGGCAAAAGCCGAATTGAAATTGCCTTCTGGGCTTGAGACCCGACTGTGCATTGGTGGTGAAAACAGTTTATGGACGCCCGTGATGGTGAATTGGGTACTTTGGATTCAGCATCATTTACCCAGTGTTGCTCTGCATACTGAAGTGTCTGATGCTGAAAAGCTTATCGATAAGCTCGAAAAGAGTGTGTTGGACGCCATCATTGTTCATCGTCCGAATTATTATTCCAGTTTTGTGGTGGAGCAATTACTGGAAGAGAAGTTGATTCATGTTCAATCGGTTGAAAATCCTCAACCCAATCTTTTTGTCGATTGGGGAGCAGAGTTCAGAGCGCAGTATGATGCTGCTTTACCACAACCAAGAGGCTCATATTCCTTTGGGCTTGGACCTTTGGCATTGCAAGTGATGTTACAGCGAGGAGGTAACGGGTATTTTCGGACAAGGGTAGTTAAACCTTATCTTGAACGAGGATTGTTAGAACGCGTACCGGAAGCGCCTGAGTTTACTTATCCTATTTATTTGGTATACCGCAAAGGTGAGATGTCCTCCAGTTTAGAGCAGGTACTGGAAGGTGTTCGGAAATTGGCCGGCGAAGATGCGGGTTGGTTGATTTAA
- a CDS encoding efflux RND transporter permease subunit gives MKHRVMEFSVSHPKRVFWLVGLLTLLALAMIPRIQIDTDPENMLPADNPARVMHEGIKHRFGLSDMMVVGVVNEDDLQGIYNPTTLSKLDTLTRAILGMEGVVASDLMSLSTSDNITQKGEGQISFHWMMDATPETQAQADLIKGYVSRLPMLQNTLVSGDGKVAGIYVPIESKDLSYNLYQQMLAVIDQLPAGNEQYHITGLPVAEDTFGVEMFKQMAISAPAAGVLIFAVMLFFFRSVPLVVAPMLVAMATVIITMGLMIGLGYPVHIMSSMIAIFLMPIAVVDSVHMLSEFSDHYRPGVDKKALARRVVNNLFQPMLFTSITSMVGFASLNTADIPPVQVFGSFVAFGIALAFVLSITLVPAYMASLSDDTLNKMAKRVHDSEEANTPLARFLRRIPGFTMKYSKALIAMVVVIFAISGWGINKIVINDNPTNWFEPEHPIRVADQVLNDHFAGTYEAYLTFTYTEGAVQNPSQQLADRAELILHGADDEVKQQWHALTAQHGDDIGTLAEAVLEQQFLANDMQLPYWDGLSRLLEKLSRSSKVFLNPSYLTYLSEVQTALIESGVVGKTTGLPDLLKTVNRELRSGKETDYQLPTTEEAAAQAILTYQSSHRPNDVWHMVTPDYQSAVLWLQLKSGDNQDMNKVLAFMNDWFEDNPLPRGMTVDWGGLTYINVVWQDAMVSGMLESLMTSFVVVALMMMVLFRSVVWGLIAMLPLSVTISFIYGLIGLMGKNYDMPVAVLSALTLGMSIDFAIHFIERTRVLVKEQGGWQKGLLQVFEEPGRAISRNAIVIALGFTPLLFAPLVPYQTVGIFLASIMAISCAITLLVLPACLNVLNSVLFTSDSNTGLNKLTATTEEEVDHA, from the coding sequence ATGAAGCATAGAGTGATGGAGTTTTCGGTTTCGCATCCAAAACGGGTGTTTTGGCTGGTTGGGTTGCTGACGTTGTTGGCGTTAGCGATGATTCCCCGAATCCAAATCGATACCGACCCTGAAAACATGTTGCCGGCCGATAACCCCGCGCGTGTAATGCACGAGGGGATTAAGCATCGCTTTGGTCTGTCGGACATGATGGTTGTGGGCGTGGTCAATGAAGATGATTTGCAAGGCATTTATAACCCGACGACGCTTTCCAAGTTGGATACATTAACTCGTGCCATTCTGGGGATGGAAGGTGTGGTTGCCAGTGATCTGATGAGTCTTTCAACCAGCGATAACATTACTCAGAAAGGCGAAGGGCAGATTTCATTCCATTGGATGATGGATGCTACGCCCGAGACTCAAGCACAGGCAGATCTCATTAAAGGCTATGTGTCACGTCTTCCCATGTTGCAAAACACTTTAGTCTCAGGCGATGGCAAAGTTGCCGGTATTTATGTTCCGATCGAATCCAAAGATCTCAGTTATAACTTATATCAGCAGATGTTAGCGGTAATTGATCAATTACCGGCTGGCAATGAGCAATACCACATTACCGGTCTGCCAGTTGCAGAAGACACTTTTGGTGTTGAGATGTTTAAGCAAATGGCAATTTCGGCGCCTGCTGCGGGGGTGTTGATCTTTGCGGTGATGTTGTTCTTCTTCCGTTCCGTCCCTTTGGTGGTCGCACCCATGCTGGTGGCGATGGCAACGGTGATCATTACGATGGGCTTGATGATTGGGCTGGGGTATCCGGTACACATCATGTCCTCGATGATTGCGATCTTCTTGATGCCGATCGCCGTAGTGGATTCAGTCCATATGCTTTCAGAGTTCAGTGATCATTATCGCCCCGGAGTAGACAAGAAAGCGCTGGCGCGCCGGGTGGTGAATAATCTTTTCCAACCTATGTTGTTTACGTCCATTACTTCGATGGTTGGCTTTGCTTCATTGAATACCGCTGATATTCCGCCGGTGCAGGTCTTTGGGAGCTTTGTGGCGTTTGGGATCGCGTTAGCCTTTGTTTTGAGCATTACTTTGGTGCCAGCGTACATGGCGAGTTTGTCTGATGATACGCTCAATAAGATGGCAAAACGGGTGCACGATTCAGAAGAAGCAAATACTCCGTTGGCGCGTTTTTTACGTCGTATCCCAGGTTTTACAATGAAATACAGTAAAGCCTTAATCGCAATGGTCGTGGTGATCTTTGCTATCAGCGGTTGGGGAATCAACAAGATTGTAATTAATGATAACCCAACCAACTGGTTTGAACCGGAGCACCCCATTCGCGTGGCAGATCAGGTTTTGAATGATCACTTTGCTGGTACGTACGAAGCCTATTTAACCTTCACTTATACCGAGGGGGCTGTTCAGAATCCCTCGCAGCAGTTGGCCGATCGTGCTGAGTTAATATTGCATGGTGCGGATGATGAGGTGAAGCAACAATGGCATGCCTTAACAGCTCAACATGGTGATGACATCGGTACCCTTGCTGAGGCTGTTTTGGAACAACAGTTTTTAGCAAACGATATGCAACTGCCTTACTGGGATGGCTTGTCTCGCTTATTGGAAAAGCTCAGCCGATCATCGAAAGTTTTTCTTAACCCAAGCTATCTGACTTATCTGTCGGAGGTTCAAACTGCGTTAATCGAGTCGGGTGTGGTGGGTAAAACAACGGGCTTACCTGATCTTCTGAAAACGGTGAATCGGGAGTTGCGTTCAGGCAAAGAGACTGACTACCAGTTACCGACAACAGAAGAGGCTGCAGCCCAGGCCATTTTAACGTACCAAAGTTCTCATCGACCGAATGATGTTTGGCATATGGTTACGCCGGATTACCAATCTGCCGTACTTTGGTTGCAATTGAAGAGTGGTGATAACCAGGACATGAATAAGGTGCTGGCTTTCATGAATGACTGGTTTGAGGACAATCCGTTACCAAGAGGCATGACAGTGGATTGGGGCGGTCTTACCTACATCAATGTAGTTTGGCAGGATGCCATGGTCAGCGGCATGTTAGAAAGTTTAATGACCTCCTTCGTGGTGGTTGCATTAATGATGATGGTGCTGTTCCGCTCGGTCGTGTGGGGGTTGATTGCGATGTTGCCGTTGAGCGTGACCATCAGTTTTATCTATGGCCTGATTGGTTTGATGGGCAAGAACTACGACATGCCGGTGGCTGTGTTGTCGGCACTGACACTGGGTATGAGTATCGACTTTGCTATTCACTTCATCGAACGCACACGCGTGTTAGTTAAAGAGCAGGGCGGTTGGCAGAAAGGTTTACTTCAAGTGTTCGAAGAGCCTGGGCGGGCTATCAGTCGAAACGCCATTGTGATTGCGCTTGGCTTTACTCCCTTGTTGTTTGCACCTTTAGTGCCGTATCAAACGGTTGGTATTTTCCTGGCTTCGATCATGGCGATTTCATGTGCTATTACTCTATTGGTTTTACCTGCCTGCTTGAATGTTTTGAATTCAGTGTTATTCACATCGGATTCAAACACGGGACTCAACAAATTGACTGCGACTACTGAAGAGGAGGTTGATCATGCATAA
- a CDS encoding outer membrane lipoprotein-sorting protein produces MHKVLSAFGVTLWALLITFGAASTYALTVEEIVEKSNLAAVYPGTDGRAEARMLIVDKQGRKQFRQFTMLRRNIEKGGDQQYLVVFSRPADVSRTTFLVEKHPGQDDDRWLYLPGLDLVKRIAAGDKRTSFVGSDFFYEDISGRDIHADAFELISETDSSWTLKATPKTSDGVEFTWYQVVIDKSTFLPMVAEYYNAQGKLYRRMSSSKVTSFQGFPTITEMKAENIADGSYSITQMRNIQYDLGLPSEVFTERSLRMPPRQWLE; encoded by the coding sequence ATGCATAAGGTTCTAAGCGCGTTCGGCGTCACATTATGGGCGTTATTGATTACTTTTGGAGCTGCGTCAACGTACGCCCTGACCGTGGAAGAGATTGTTGAGAAATCTAATCTGGCGGCTGTCTACCCAGGCACTGACGGGCGTGCTGAAGCGCGTATGTTGATTGTGGATAAACAAGGTCGCAAGCAATTCCGACAGTTTACGATGTTACGCAGAAATATAGAGAAGGGCGGTGACCAGCAGTATTTGGTGGTGTTTAGTCGTCCTGCAGATGTAAGTCGTACAACCTTTCTGGTGGAGAAACATCCGGGCCAGGACGATGATCGCTGGTTGTATTTACCCGGGTTGGACTTAGTTAAGCGTATTGCTGCAGGAGATAAACGCACCAGTTTTGTGGGCTCTGATTTTTTCTATGAAGATATTTCAGGCCGGGACATTCATGCCGATGCCTTTGAATTGATATCTGAAACCGACAGCAGTTGGACTTTGAAAGCGACACCAAAAACGTCTGATGGGGTGGAGTTCACCTGGTATCAGGTGGTGATCGATAAGAGTACGTTTCTTCCTATGGTGGCGGAATATTATAACGCGCAAGGGAAATTGTACCGTCGGATGAGTTCAAGCAAGGTGACGTCTTTCCAGGGCTTCCCAACCATTACTGAAATGAAGGCAGAAAACATTGCTGATGGCAGTTATTCCATCACCCAAATGCGGAATATTCAGTACGACCTGGGGTTACCGTCTGAGGTGTTCACTGAACGTTCGTTACGTATGCCGCCTCGTCAGTGGTTAGAGTAA
- a CDS encoding methyl-accepting chemotaxis protein: MEVFNNLKLRWKLIAIVVVPVLVMSFLALDKVLKSSSIETENARVLRLAQFAVLASNLVHELQKERGFTAGFLGSKGEKFSNQLTEQRKAVDEKNKLLNTFLEGFDASQFSTEFHDELTQAINLSKQISTKRRAISAFDIHLKSALGYYTQTNTSYLKAISYLSKNTSNGELSNAATAYVNFLNSKERAGIERAVLTNAFSQDTFTRGMYEKFLELVVLQDTYMNVFLSLSTADHLTFFKKTFAGRAIEETLRMREVAKSKAAEGSFGIDPGYWFKMQTEKINLLKRVENKLSEDLANLAHTLHDQASTTFLSSLILMIGALIVTIASVYFVLRKITRPIHNSVAVANAISEGNLDNKIIVSSKDESGQLLRALKTMQTNLLQAQTDLQQRMKVERQQAEENNRIRQALDNVSASVMVADTNNRIIYHNTSAQNLFTRYASQLATAMPRLNPQSLTFSQVSDLHPNQVQIESTLFSLTQEHQEELNIEEISLQLVINPVISTSGEKQGLVIEWQDLTEQRDAEAQVQHVIEAAVAGQLNSRLDSSRFDGSMKTLANGINELLDAIIGPLMMTAKCVERIANGDIPDEITDDFKGDFNTIKNNLNKCISAIKLLVNDANSLVDAAMEGQLSIRADDEQHKGDFQRVINGVNKTLDAVVTPLRVAADYVDKISKGDIPEPITDEYHGDFNELKNNLNTCIYAINLLIEDVYSLADSAIQGQLNQRADSAKHQGDFQRIVDGVNSTLDAVVTPINECKQVMSALSNSDLTLQMSDEFQGEFSELSNSVNKSMQNLVDLIGKINASAIQTDVSSSELSSAVQDLSNRTEAQASALEKTSSLMQEMMQTVSDNSQKAQTASQLASDTQRQAESGGTVVSNAVQSMVEINEASKKITDIITVIDEIAFQTNLLALNAAVEAARAGEQGRGFAVVAGEVRNLAQRSAQAAGEIKELIRTNVEKINTGSELVNRSGETLKEIVSSVSDVSAMVANIAVSSEQQSTGIQQVSQAVTDMDQMTQQNAAMVEEASATAMSMSEQASVMKNMLSAFKTAQNDARNFAPSDRQEMHFPDNVLPEENYQRHHTRRY, translated from the coding sequence ATGGAAGTATTTAACAACCTAAAACTACGCTGGAAACTCATCGCTATTGTTGTCGTACCAGTGTTAGTTATGTCGTTTCTTGCGCTCGATAAAGTTCTGAAAAGCTCTTCTATAGAAACTGAAAATGCTCGGGTATTGCGTCTTGCACAATTTGCAGTACTTGCCAGTAATCTGGTTCATGAATTACAGAAAGAGCGAGGATTTACAGCTGGTTTCCTTGGAAGTAAAGGAGAGAAATTCTCAAACCAGTTAACCGAACAACGCAAGGCAGTGGATGAAAAAAACAAGCTTCTGAATACCTTCCTAGAAGGTTTTGACGCCTCTCAATTTAGCACCGAATTTCATGATGAACTTACTCAGGCCATTAATCTAAGCAAGCAAATCAGTACCAAACGACGAGCTATTTCGGCCTTTGACATACATCTCAAATCCGCTCTTGGCTACTACACCCAAACGAACACATCTTACCTGAAGGCCATATCTTACTTATCTAAAAACACCTCCAACGGTGAGTTAAGTAATGCAGCTACTGCTTACGTAAACTTTTTGAACAGTAAAGAACGAGCAGGTATTGAACGTGCAGTTCTTACAAACGCCTTCTCTCAGGATACCTTTACCCGAGGTATGTATGAAAAGTTTCTTGAGTTAGTCGTGTTGCAGGACACTTACATGAATGTGTTTTTATCCCTTTCAACCGCAGATCACCTAACTTTCTTCAAAAAAACATTTGCTGGCAGAGCAATTGAGGAAACACTCAGGATGCGGGAAGTTGCTAAAAGCAAAGCGGCTGAAGGCAGTTTTGGCATTGATCCAGGTTACTGGTTCAAAATGCAAACGGAGAAAATCAACCTTCTAAAGCGAGTTGAAAACAAGTTGTCCGAGGACTTAGCCAATTTAGCCCACACATTACACGATCAAGCCAGTACGACGTTTCTCTCTTCATTGATCCTCATGATTGGGGCATTGATTGTTACGATTGCTTCGGTGTATTTCGTCCTGCGAAAAATTACCCGACCTATCCATAACTCGGTGGCCGTGGCCAATGCCATCTCAGAAGGAAATCTGGATAACAAGATAATAGTCAGCTCAAAGGACGAATCAGGGCAACTGTTAAGAGCGTTGAAAACCATGCAAACAAACTTGCTTCAAGCGCAAACCGACCTGCAACAACGAATGAAAGTAGAGCGACAACAAGCCGAAGAAAACAACCGCATTCGACAAGCCTTGGACAATGTATCAGCCAGCGTTATGGTGGCTGATACAAATAACCGTATTATTTATCACAACACATCCGCTCAGAATCTGTTTACTCGCTATGCATCACAACTGGCAACTGCAATGCCCAGGTTAAACCCTCAATCGTTAACCTTCAGTCAGGTCAGTGATCTGCATCCCAACCAGGTCCAGATAGAAAGCACTCTGTTTTCACTGACTCAGGAACATCAAGAAGAACTCAACATCGAAGAAATTTCGCTTCAATTAGTCATTAACCCTGTCATCAGTACATCGGGTGAAAAACAAGGATTGGTTATAGAATGGCAAGACCTTACTGAACAAAGGGATGCGGAAGCCCAAGTTCAGCATGTAATTGAAGCAGCAGTTGCAGGACAACTAAACTCACGCCTGGACAGTAGTCGTTTTGACGGTTCAATGAAAACGCTGGCTAATGGAATTAACGAACTGCTGGATGCCATTATTGGACCACTGATGATGACCGCCAAATGTGTTGAACGAATTGCCAATGGCGATATTCCCGATGAAATTACAGATGACTTCAAAGGCGACTTCAACACCATAAAAAACAATCTCAACAAGTGTATTTCAGCCATTAAACTTTTGGTCAATGATGCGAATTCGTTGGTGGATGCAGCGATGGAGGGGCAACTATCCATCAGGGCTGACGACGAACAGCACAAAGGCGACTTCCAACGAGTTATTAACGGCGTCAATAAAACACTGGACGCCGTCGTCACCCCTTTGAGAGTTGCAGCTGATTATGTGGATAAAATTTCCAAAGGTGATATTCCTGAACCCATTACCGACGAATATCACGGGGATTTCAATGAACTGAAAAACAATCTCAACACCTGTATATACGCCATTAATTTACTCATTGAGGATGTCTACTCGCTAGCTGACTCTGCCATCCAAGGCCAATTGAATCAGCGAGCAGATTCAGCAAAACATCAAGGCGACTTTCAACGCATTGTCGATGGTGTAAACAGTACACTGGATGCTGTCGTTACCCCTATCAATGAATGTAAGCAGGTGATGTCTGCTTTATCCAATAGTGATTTAACCCTGCAAATGAGTGACGAATTTCAGGGAGAATTCTCCGAATTAAGTAATTCAGTCAATAAGAGCATGCAAAACCTGGTGGACTTGATTGGAAAAATCAACGCATCCGCCATTCAAACAGACGTATCGTCTTCAGAGTTATCCAGTGCAGTACAAGATTTAAGTAACCGAACCGAAGCCCAAGCCTCAGCGCTGGAAAAAACCAGTTCGTTAATGCAAGAGATGATGCAAACCGTCAGTGATAACTCCCAAAAAGCTCAAACTGCCAGCCAATTGGCCTCAGACACTCAACGCCAGGCAGAATCAGGCGGAACGGTTGTTTCCAATGCCGTCCAAAGTATGGTGGAGATCAATGAAGCCAGTAAGAAGATCACAGACATTATCACAGTGATTGACGAAATCGCCTTCCAAACCAACCTGCTGGCTTTAAACGCCGCCGTAGAAGCGGCTAGAGCAGGAGAACAGGGCCGTGGTTTTGCGGTTGTCGCAGGTGAAGTTCGAAACCTTGCTCAGCGTTCCGCGCAAGCCGCCGGTGAAATTAAAGAACTGATCAGAACCAATGTTGAGAAAATCAATACCGGTTCAGAACTGGTAAACCGTTCAGGAGAAACGCTTAAAGAGATAGTTAGCTCCGTAAGTGATGTCAGCGCAATGGTTGCAAACATAGCGGTGTCCTCAGAACAACAAAGCACAGGCATCCAGCAAGTCAGTCAAGCCGTTACTGATATGGATCAGATGACCCAACAAAATGCGGCGATGGTAGAAGAAGCTTCTGCAACGGCTATGTCCATGTCGGAACAAGCCAGCGTTATGAAAAACATGCTCAGCGCCTTTAAAACAGCTCAGAACGATGCACGTAATTTTGCTCCTTCAGACCGCCAAGAAATGCATTTTCCTGATAACGTACTTCCAGAAGAGAACTACCAAAGACACCATACACGGCGCTATTAA
- a CDS encoding HPP family protein codes for MSFKEKLTSALGAALAITLLCLSSLQAETSSTQILLQASIGASAILIFAVPHGPLSQPWPVFGGHILSACIGVTCYQHIEEPTFAAAAAVGLSTFVMCLGRCLHPPGGATALTAVIGGTEIHNLGYQYVFTPILTNVLVLLSTALVIHYLFQTHSYPARRLEANNKSLNNRNDTAEENVAKRHLNNYQPIPPSTLTEQDYMAALESMGSYMDVSIEDLKTIVSLATKHAEKVSQGSALAAMETPSYLVSTREI; via the coding sequence GTGTCATTTAAAGAAAAACTGACCTCTGCACTGGGGGCAGCTTTAGCCATTACTCTATTGTGTTTAAGCTCATTGCAGGCCGAAACTTCATCCACTCAGATACTCCTTCAGGCTTCCATCGGCGCATCTGCCATTTTGATTTTTGCCGTGCCACATGGCCCTTTATCTCAACCCTGGCCTGTATTCGGCGGACATATCCTGTCCGCCTGCATTGGCGTGACTTGCTACCAACACATCGAAGAACCCACTTTCGCTGCTGCAGCGGCTGTTGGCTTATCTACATTTGTGATGTGTTTAGGACGTTGTTTACACCCACCCGGTGGTGCGACAGCACTCACTGCGGTTATCGGCGGAACGGAAATTCACAATCTGGGCTATCAGTATGTGTTTACTCCGATACTCACCAACGTATTGGTTTTGCTGAGTACGGCCTTAGTTATTCATTACCTATTTCAAACACACAGCTACCCAGCCAGAAGGCTCGAAGCTAACAACAAATCACTGAACAACAGAAACGATACGGCAGAAGAAAACGTTGCAAAGCGACATTTAAATAACTACCAACCGATACCACCCTCAACACTGACCGAACAAGATTACATGGCTGCGCTTGAAAGCATGGGTTCATATATGGATGTATCCATAGAAGACCTTAAAACAATCGTTTCTTTAGCAACAAAACACGCCGAAAAGGTATCTCAGGGTTCTGCCTTAGCCGCTATGGAAACACCTAGTTATCTAGTCAGCACCAGAGAGATTTAG